A stretch of the Calditrichota bacterium genome encodes the following:
- a CDS encoding GHKL domain-containing protein, whose amino-acid sequence YKNNLFYENRNGKFFKEKAEQAGIDIGITRSVMGIWSDVNNDGKLDLFVTNEDTTNMLFLNRGGGKFVDVTEKSGIETEQRGNGACFGDLDLDGDPDLVVTFQNLRDRIYRNDTPAGSISNIRFTDVTEKWWPAQKDTNIKSVSCVLADYDNDGDLDLFIAHKVFSNRLYENDGSGHLRDVTFEAGLVDSSITNSAGFFDADNDGDLDLYVANRGKDVFYENLGNKRFKVNEDYFGKSDPLNTTDFACGDPDNDGDIDCVLPRGVVSKSVFFRNELNNGNFIKIKLIGVKSNRSAIGGKAFLYEAGHLDEIAFCKGLREISSSSGFGSMNSHSIHFGVEAGKNYDLRVIFPSGINIVRKNISTGSILQIYEQEGFVAVLERAKQFILFSIKNRERQLEFGRLLLLLLLIFVLKQILIWKRKLSAKNSKYLFVSGLVPYVLLDICNANLANPYPHLFLFLISILVMAITVLILARKKTLLSRDLIIEELNLTCRNFDHGNWAASHLNQIQLFSSNLRKNEKISQEIRDEIQESIADFYGNVYKEISKIGQLAKRAKVETDKAYQLENLLISLSEVFNKIKVELMLKQKIERDFWEKSFLLIDNIKKSIQAISAETRKIFQCDLIHVLQKTIARFERQNDCIVRHNFATNEKKIALMREPDLMAIFENLLTNACNAMRGQKEKAITIECCRENKSAIVRVKDTGVGIPRKYWESIFRQNYSTKPHENGGFGLYFARTKLEKFGGSIKVERSAPEKGTTILVTVPTT is encoded by the coding sequence TTTACAAAAATAATTTATTTTATGAAAACAGAAATGGCAAATTTTTCAAAGAAAAAGCAGAACAGGCCGGAATCGATATTGGAATTACGCGCTCGGTCATGGGAATCTGGAGTGACGTGAATAACGATGGCAAATTGGATTTGTTCGTGACTAACGAAGACACAACAAACATGCTTTTTTTGAATCGCGGTGGCGGTAAGTTTGTCGATGTTACAGAAAAATCTGGCATAGAAACGGAGCAGAGAGGGAATGGCGCCTGTTTCGGGGATTTGGATCTTGACGGCGACCCGGATTTGGTCGTTACTTTTCAGAATCTTCGTGACAGAATTTATCGCAATGACACGCCAGCGGGTTCGATTTCAAATATTCGCTTCACTGATGTAACAGAAAAATGGTGGCCGGCGCAAAAGGATACAAATATCAAGAGCGTGAGTTGTGTTCTGGCTGATTATGACAATGACGGCGATCTCGATTTGTTTATCGCGCATAAGGTTTTTTCCAATAGACTTTATGAAAATGATGGCTCTGGGCATTTGCGGGATGTGACTTTTGAGGCGGGTTTAGTGGATTCGAGCATTACAAATAGCGCCGGATTTTTTGACGCCGACAATGACGGCGATCTCGATTTGTACGTCGCCAATCGCGGAAAAGATGTTTTTTACGAAAATTTGGGCAACAAACGTTTCAAAGTTAATGAGGATTATTTCGGAAAGTCAGATCCCCTTAATACCACGGACTTTGCCTGTGGCGATCCGGATAATGACGGCGATATCGATTGTGTGCTGCCAAGAGGAGTTGTCAGTAAGAGCGTATTTTTTAGAAACGAATTAAACAACGGAAATTTTATCAAGATCAAACTCATCGGCGTCAAAAGCAACAGGAGCGCCATCGGGGGGAAAGCTTTTCTTTACGAAGCAGGTCATCTTGATGAAATTGCGTTTTGTAAAGGGCTGAGAGAAATCAGCAGCAGCAGCGGATTTGGCAGTATGAATTCTCATTCTATTCACTTTGGCGTTGAGGCGGGCAAAAACTATGATTTGCGCGTTATTTTCCCTTCGGGGATCAACATTGTGAGGAAAAATATTTCTACCGGCAGCATCCTGCAAATTTACGAGCAGGAGGGATTCGTTGCCGTCCTCGAACGTGCAAAACAATTTATTCTTTTTTCGATTAAGAATAGAGAACGGCAGCTTGAATTTGGTAGATTGTTATTACTGCTTTTGCTTATTTTTGTTCTCAAACAAATTCTCATTTGGAAAAGAAAGCTATCGGCAAAAAATTCAAAGTATCTGTTTGTCAGCGGACTTGTGCCGTATGTGCTCCTTGACATTTGCAACGCTAATCTCGCTAATCCTTATCCTCACCTATTTCTGTTTCTGATTTCGATTCTCGTGATGGCTATTACAGTTCTTATTTTGGCGAGAAAAAAAACTTTGCTGTCACGCGATTTAATAATCGAAGAATTAAATCTTACTTGCCGCAATTTTGATCACGGTAATTGGGCAGCGAGTCATCTCAATCAAATTCAGCTTTTTAGTTCTAATTTAAGAAAAAACGAAAAAATTTCTCAAGAAATTCGCGACGAAATCCAGGAGTCGATTGCCGATTTTTATGGAAATGTATATAAGGAAATCTCAAAAATAGGACAATTAGCAAAACGAGCAAAAGTAGAAACCGACAAAGCGTACCAGTTGGAGAATTTGCTCATTTCCTTATCAGAAGTTTTCAACAAGATCAAAGTTGAACTCATGTTAAAACAAAAAATAGAACGGGATTTTTGGGAAAAAAGTTTTCTATTAATTGACAATATTAAGAAAAGCATCCAAGCCATCAGTGCAGAAACGCGCAAGATTTTTCAATGCGATTTGATTCATGTCTTGCAAAAAACGATTGCCCGATTTGAGCGACAAAATGATTGCATTGTCCGGCATAATTTTGCCACTAACGAGAAAAAAATTGCCCTGATGAGAGAACCTGATTTAATGGCCATATTTGAAAATTTGCTGACAAACGCCTGTAACGCCATGCGCGGGCAGAAGGAAAAAGCAATTACCATTGAGTGCTGCCGGGAAAACAAAAGCGCTATTGTCAGGGTGAAAGATACCGGCGTGGGGATTCCCAGAAAGTATTGGGAATCCATTTTTCGGCAGAACTATTCGACAAAGCCGCACGAGAATGGCGGCTTCGGACTTTATTTTGCCCGAACAAAATTGGAAAAATTTGGCGGATCAATAAAAGTCGAACGTAGCGCCCCGGAAAAAGGCACGACAATTTTAGTGACAGTACCTACAACATAA